The genomic segment CGGCCTGCCCGGGAGCCTCGGCGGGCCCCGGGCAGGAGCCGGCACGATCCAGGGAGGACCAGGATGATCGCAGCGCATGTCGGACCCGGTGCTCCCGTGGCCTCACGGCCGGAGAGGACACCGCCCGCGCTGCGCGCGGCCCTGGAACAGGTGGCCCCGCACCGCCTCGGCGAGATGGAACGGCAGAAGGACGAGGCCATCACCCTGGCGGCCCGCACGGGCAGCCTCGGCCCGATCACCCGGTTCCTCGAAACGTGGGCCGTGGCCATCGAGATCGCCAGAATCCCCGCCACCGCCGCGCGACTGCGCGCCGCCGAACACACCGCACGCACCGTCGACCACGACGACCCCGCCTGGCGCGAGGCCATGGACGAGATCCACGATCTCCACTCGGCCGCCCGGCAGTCACTCGCCCGGCAGTCACTCGCCCGGCAGTCGCTCGACCGGGAGTCGCTCGCCCCCGAGTGACGGGCACAGGCGGGGCCCGGCGCGGCCCTCGGCCCCCACGCCGGCACTCACCACCCCTCAGCTCCCCCGCAGTTCCCCCTTCACCACCTTCCCGCCGGCGTTCCGCGGCAGCTCCC from the Streptomyces sp. NBC_00310 genome contains:
- a CDS encoding DUF6247 family protein, yielding MIAAHVGPGAPVASRPERTPPALRAALEQVAPHRLGEMERQKDEAITLAARTGSLGPITRFLETWAVAIEIARIPATAARLRAAEHTARTVDHDDPAWREAMDEIHDLHSAARQSLARQSLARQSLDRESLAPE